A genome region from Panicum virgatum strain AP13 chromosome 4K, P.virgatum_v5, whole genome shotgun sequence includes the following:
- the LOC120705040 gene encoding putative xyloglucan endotransglucosylase/hydrolase protein 1 produces the protein MGSKAACPWLDYLLVVVVVLLVAAAGSAAAEAAFDENYAVQWGADGYHLVIRGTEANITMDQSSGAGFRSKSMYGSGFFHMRMKLPSGYTAGVVTTFYLISQPEDGSRDEVDFEFLGDKAGVPVTLQTNVFVNGRGDREQRLHLWFDPAADFHDYKILWNPYQLVMFVDDTPIRVLRNLTATVPGYPFPARQTMLIRASVWDGSGWATDGGRTKVDWSQGPFTAGYRGFDVSGCASNGSATPPCGSPDLWWNGGDYRNITAEQRAAYEDVKKNYMNYDYCADKGRFNNTVPVECNYA, from the exons ATGGGTTCCAAGGCGGCCTGTCCATGGCTTGATTATCTCCTAGTAGTAGTCGTCGTCCTGCTGGTGGCAGCCgctggctcggcggcggcggaggcggcgttcGACGAGAACTACGCGGTGCAGTGGGGCGCGGATGGCTATCACCTCGTCATCCGGGGCACGGAGGCTAACATCACCATGGATCAGAGCTCAG GTGCCGGGTTCCGGTCCAAGTCCATGTACGGCTCGGGGTTCTTCCACATGAGGATGAAGCTGCCCTCCGGCTACACGGCCGGCGTCGTCACGACCTTCTAC CTCATCTCGCAGCCGGAAGACGGCAGCCGCGACGAGGTGGACTTCGAGTTCCTCGGCGACAAGGCCGGCGTGCCCGTCACCCTCCAGACCAACGTCTTCGTCAACGGCCGCGGCGACAGGGAGCAGCGCCTTCACCTCTGGTTCGACCCCGCCGCCGACTTCCACGACTACAAGATCCTCTGGAACCCTTACCAGCTCGT GATGTTCGTGGACGACACGCCGATCCGGGTGCTAAGGAATCTGACGGCCACCGTGCCGGGGTACCCGTTCCCGGCGAGGCAGACGATGCTGATCCGCGCGAGCGTGTGGGACGGCTCCGGCTGGGCGACGGACGGCGGCCGGACCAAGGTGGACTGGTCCCAGGGGCCCTTCACGGCCGGGTACCGGGGGTTCGACGTCAGCGGCTGCGCCAGCAACGGcagcgcgacgccgccgtgcggCTCGCCGGACCTGTGGTGGAACGGCGGCGACTACCGGAACATCACCGCCGAGCAGCGGGCGGCCTACGAGGACGTGAAGAAGAACTACATGAACTACGACTACTGCGCCGATAAGGGCAGGTTCAACAACACCGTGCCGGTCGAGTGCAACTACGCTTAA